DNA sequence from the Colletotrichum higginsianum IMI 349063 chromosome 10, whole genome shotgun sequence genome:
CCAAATGTATCTTGAAGACGACTATGTGAAGGAGCCTCCAGAAAGTGGCTGGCCTTCTATCACGTCGGACATCCTCAAGGATTTTGGCAAAACGGATGAGGTCATATCTCTCCACCTTCAGCTGCCCTACATACACATGCGTCACAGCGGCACAGATGCACATGGCGCTCCTTGGTGCTACTTTGCAGACTGGCAATCTCTAAGCCAGGATATGGAGCGTGGAAGAGTGACAGGCTATGAATTGAAGCTCTTATCAGAAGGCGCCGATATTTACGACAATGTCCCTCCCCACGTAGTCAGCCTTACGTTAGGAGATCGCGACGATTCCGCCTTTTTACTCGACACGAAGCTGGGAATTGTGTACTGGCACGGGTGCCCAGGCGAAATCATGGATAACCCTTCCCGCGAGCGAATTTGGGACGACCCTTACGAATGGGCTCCAGAGAACGAGGCCGATTGGCGTGGCGATGCCTCTGCATGGACCGTAAAGGACTTTTTTGGGGTTCTCAAGGATCAATTCATCACATTGAGCTTTATCCCGATGAGTCCACGATCAGTTATAGACATCTACACCATACAACCAGCGAACTTGAAAGGCTTGGTTGAGAGGTTACAAGAGACATACCGCTCGCATGACTGGCCTGAATTGGAGAGCTTCTGCAAGCATGAATGCTTGGCGGCAGTGGAAGCAATCGTGAAGCAGTACGATTCGGCTGTTTAGGGTGACGCCAAGTATGGACTAAGAGGAAAAGAGGTCATCGGTTCTTGCATGATATTCTTGTTTACTATAGTCCCCAGCTATGCTAGCTACCCGACAAAGTAAAATTCACTGTGCTGCACAATGCCTTCGGTTGCAGTCATGAGCTGGAACACACT
Encoded proteins:
- a CDS encoding Alpha beta hydrolase fold protein — translated: MSFLTDTCYSQEECIDAVRDFYSFLTQMYLEDDYVKEPPESGWPSITSDILKDFGKTDEVISLHLQLPYIHMRHSGTDAHGAPWCYFADWQSLSQDMERGRVTGYELKLLSEGADIYDNVPPHVVSLTLGDRDDSAFLLDTKLGIVYWHGCPGEIMDNPSRERIWDDPYEWAPENEADWRGDASAWTVKDFFGVLKDQFITLSFIPMSPRSVIDIYTIQPANLKGLVERLQETYRSHDWPELESFCKHECLAAVEAIVKQYDSAV